The Sorex araneus isolate mSorAra2 chromosome 5, mSorAra2.pri, whole genome shotgun sequence genome has a segment encoding these proteins:
- the LOC105943154 gene encoding vomeromodulin-like, with the protein MLSLGATVVALAFLAGVVDPHLPIAKPSGPRQQPAKGSPAGGAGGKCPTVASYRLSADKLQEYLNGSLPVKIEELVKCSDVNLAGLVGSLLNTVCGTDLLSLLPLDAVSGLTDILPLNMLGGVLGKGGEAKAPSPAEGSDAATVPVPPVVPDGLPVPVPGAEPALAAAAEPVSQIANDVVAKAKSVPGAAGSLLKGLDLGKVGPVGDLLKVVPTGVVGDTLSSVTSIGSGTGGLDVSGLLLNAKVGEVTVNSVTYTMTDGGVEARASVTVDVTADGHSCANQQRPSLSPATEKANAFYIQAARVDMDVTVLITSAHDPANNTCQLEVEQKAMDVNKVSITLVKTVLDTLPLPLPLPLSLDDVVLMALSVELTENAKESSCAIQLDDFNTGRNVTGALCQYTIANTKISADGLCISYCVGDVEARINKLSYGYRPTEKLELIMEFGLKKAGQPYGIAQVVAMYSHLCRTANGKMVADIKMIRY; encoded by the exons ATGCTGAGCCTTGGGGCCACGGTCGTCGCCCTGGCCTTCCTGGCAGGAGTGGTTGACCCACA CCTTCCCATTGCAAAGCCCTCTGGCCCAAGACAGCAACCAGCCAAAGGGAGTCCAGCTGGGGGCGCCGGAGGCAAGTGTCCAACCGTGGCCAGCTATAGGTTGTCAGCGGACAAGCTCCAGGAAT ACCTGAATGGCAGCCTGCCCGTCAAGATCGAGGAGCTGGTCAAGTGCTCCGACGTGAACCTGGCTGGGCTCGTGGGCTCCCTGTTGAACACCGTGTGCGGCACCGACCTCCTGTCCCTGCTGCCCCTCGACGCTGTCTCTGGGCTGACAGACATCCTTCCCCTGAACATGCTGGGTGGCGTCCTGGGCAAGGGTGGCGAGGCCAAGGCCCCGAGCCCCGCCGAGGGCTCTGACGCTGCCACCGTCCCCGTGCCACCCGTGGTCCCCGACGGCCTGCCCGTCCCGGTCCCCGGGGCCGAGCCTGCCCTGGCTGCTGCTGCCGAACCCGTCTCCCAGATCGCCAACGATGTGGTTGCCAAGGCCAAGAGCGTGCCAGGGGCGGCTGGCAGCTTGCTGAAGGGCTTAGACTTGGGCAAGGTGGGCCCCGTCGGCGACCTCCTGAAGGTTGTTCCCACTGGCGTGGTCGGCGACACGCTGTCCTCCGTGACCTCCATTGGCTCAGGCACGGGTGGCCTGGACGTGAGCGGACTGCTGCTGAA CGCAAAAGTGGGTGAGGTCACAGTGAACAGCGTCACATACACAATGACAGACGGCGGGGTGGAAGCCCGGGCCTCAGTCACCGTCGACGTGACAGCAGACGG GCACTCCTGCGCCAACCAGCAGAGGCCCAGCCTCAGCCCAGCCACCGAGAAAGCAAATGCTTTCTACATCCAGGCAGCCAGG GTGGACATGGATGTAACAGTACTCATCACCAGTGCACACGACCCCGCTAACAACACCTGCCAACTCGAAGTCGAACAGAAGGCCATGGACGTCAACAAAGTGTCCATCACGCTGGTGAAGAC GGTCCTGGACacgctgcctctgcctctgcccctgCCTCTATCCTTGGACGATGTGGTGCTGATGGCCCTGAGCGTGGAACTGACTGAGAAC GCTAAAGAATCTTCCTGCGCCATCCAGCTGGATGATTTCAACACAGGCAGGAATG TGACCGGGGCTCTGTGCCAGTACACCATAGCCAATACCAAGATCTCTGCTGATGGCCTGTGCATCTCCTACTGT GTGGGGGATGTGGAGGCCCGCATCAACAAGCTATCCTACGGCTACCGGCCCACTGAGAAACTGGAGTTGATCATGGAGTTTGGGTTGAAGAAGGCTGGCCAGCCCTACGGCATTGCTCAAGTG GTTGCCATGTACTCCCATCTGTGCAGGACTGCCAATGGCAAAATGGTGGCAGACATCAAGATGATACG CTACTGA